One region of Drosophila kikkawai strain 14028-0561.14 chromosome 2R, DkikHiC1v2, whole genome shotgun sequence genomic DNA includes:
- the sotv gene encoding exostosin-2, with protein MNKLKYLLSFVTQSRGISHSSPKEQILNFLTYGLLVIVALCAGFLLWDLSNNNPRDGFFHGKRDTHTLILDLEHIQEVGLNPEAEQRARNVNCTFWDCLNIYKCEHDRLKVYIYPLQEFVDERSDKVAATLSSEYFQILEAVLKSRYYTSNPNEACLFLPSLDLLNQNVFDKHLAGAALASLDFWDRGANHIIFNMLPGGAPSYNTVLDVNTDNAIIFGGGFDSWSYRPGFDVSIPVWSPRLVHPHAHATAQRKFLLVVAQLNILPRFLRGLRELSSAHSEQMLILGACESMDLSLRCPLSQHHKSLEYPRLLSRGKFCLLGKSLRMGQPDLVEIMSQGCVPVIAVDNYVLPFEDVIDWSLASVRIRESELHSVMQKLKAISNVKIVEMQKQVQWLYSKYFKDLKTVTLTALEVLESRIFPLRARSSRQWNAIDTNARSTFNPLFLPSLAPKSQGFTAVILTYDRVESLFLLIQKLAVVPSLQSILVIWNNQKKSPPHLSTFPSISKPLKIRQTKENKLSNRFYPYPEIETEAILTIDDDIIMLTTDELDFGYEVWREFPDHIVGFPSRIHVWDNVTMRWHYESEWTNQISMVLTGAAFHHKYWSHMYTHAMPGDIKDWVDEHMNCEDIAMNFLVANITNNPPIKVTPRKKFKCPECTNTEMLSADLNHMRERSACIDRFSKIYGRMPLRTVEFRADPVLFRDNFPDKLKRYNDIGSL; from the exons ATGAACAAACTGAAGTATCTGCTGAGTTTTGTGACCCAGTCTCGGGGCATATCGCACTCGAGCCCCAAGGAACAGATCCTCAACTTTCTCACCTATGGCCTGCTGGTTATCGTGGCCCTGTGCGCGGGCTTCCTGCTCTGGGATCTCTCCAACAACAACCCGCGGGACGGATTCTTCCATGGAAAAAGGGATACCCACACGCTTATACTGGACCTAGAGCACATCCAGGAAGTGGGACTGAACCCCGAGGCCGAGCAGCGGGCACGGAATGTGAATTGCACCTTCTGGGACTGCCTGAACATATACAAGTGCGAGCATGACCGCCTGAAGGTCTATATTTATCCACTGCAAGAGTTTGTGGACGAGCGGAGCGACAAGGTGGCCGCCACCTTGTCCAGCGAGTACTTTCAAATTCTAGAGGCCGTGCTGAAGAGTCGCTACTACACCTCGAACCCCAACGAGGCGTGCCTCTTCCTGCCCAGCTTGGATCTGCTCAACCAGAATGTCTTTGACAAGCACTTGGCAGGCGCTGCCCTGGCCTCCCTGGACTTTTGGGATCGCGGCGCCAACCACATCATCTTCAACATGCTGCCTGGTGGGGCTCCGTCCTATAACACGGTGCTGGATGTAAACACGGACAATGCCATCATCTTTGGCGGCGGCTTCGACTCTTGGTCGTATAGACCTGGCTTTGACGTATCCATCCCTGTGTGGAGTCCGCGCCTGGTACATCCGCATGCCCATGCCACGGCCCAGAGGAAGTTCCTTTTGGTGGTGGCGCAACTGAACATCCTGCCACGCTTCCTGCGCGGCCTGCGGGAGCTGTCATCGGCCCACAGCGAGCAAATGCTGATTCTGGGAGCTTGTGAGAGTATGGATCTCTCATTGCGTTGCCCCTTGTCGCAACACCACAAATCCCTGGAGTACCCACGCCTCCTGTCGCGTGGCAAGTTCTGCCTTTTGGGCAAGAGCCTAAGAATGGGCCAGCCCGATCTGGTGGAGATCATGTCCCAGGGCTGCGTTCCCGTGATTGCCGTTGATAATTACGTACTGCCCTTTGAGGATGTGATCGATTGGTCGCTGGCCTCAGTACGCATTCGCGAGTCCGAGCTGCATTCCGTGATGCAGAAGCTAAAGGCGATTTCCAATGTCAAAATCGTTGAGATGCAGAAGCAGGTGCAGTGGCTGTACTCCAAGTACTTCAAGGATCTAAAGACCGTGACGCTGACGGCCCTGGAAGTGCTGGAGAGTCGCATCTTTCCGTTACGTGCCCGAAGCAGTCGTCAGTGGAACGCCATCGACACGAATGCTCGATCCACCTTTAATCCACTCTTTTTACCTTCTCTCGCTCCAAAATCCCAAGGATTTACGGCCGTCATTCTGACCTACGATCGCGTGGAGAGTCTGTTTTTGCTCATTCAGAAGCTGGCTGTGGTTCCCTCATTGCAAAGCATCTTGGTTATATGGAACAACCAGAAGAAGTCTCCACCACACT TGTCTACATTTCCCTCCATATCCAAACCTTTAAAGATTCGGCAAACCAAGGAGAACAAGTTGTCGAATCGATTCTATCCATATCCGGAAATTGAAACGGAAGCCATTTTAACCATAGACGATGACATCATAATGCTGACCACAGATGAGCTCGACTTTGG CTACGAGGTTTGGCGAGAGTTTCCCGACCATATTGTGGGCTTCCCCAGTCGCATTCATGTCTGGGATAACGTTACCATGCGCTGGCACTACGAGTCGGAATGGACTAACCAGATATCCATGGTGCTAACCGGTGCCGCCTTCCACCACAAGTATTGGAGCCATATGTACACACACGCCATGCCCGGAGACATCAAGGACTGGGTGGACGAGCACATGAACTGCGAGGATATTGCCATGAACTTTCTAGTGGCCAATATAACCAACAATCCGCCCATTAAAGTCACTCCACGCAAGAAGTTCAAGTGCCCCGAGTGCACCAATACGGAAATGCTTTCGGCGGATCTAAACCACATGCGTGAGCGTTCAGCCTGCATCGATCGCTTCTCCAAGATCTATGGACGCATGCCACTGCGCACAGTGGAGTTTCGGGCGGATCCCGTGCTGTTCCGAGACAATTTCCCGGACAAGCTGAAGCGCTACAACGACATTGGCAGTCtgtaa
- the CysRS gene encoding cysteine--tRNA ligase, cytoplasmic, with protein MSKRVQPAWQAPKAAVRPKLKLFNSLTRQKEEFVPLDGNNVTWYSCGPTVYDASHMGHARSYISFDILRRILANYFGYHIHYVMNITDIDDKIIKRARQNHLFEEYASGAEKLPLDQLLGQQKEVLVRFQATCAKNTDPDKKVMLDKTLQRMNDAVDALTKAVSKGDSKEISEKRQHYLNEAKDPISEWLDSQKGAEINDNAVFEALPRYWEDQFHNDMKSLNILPPDVLTRVSEYVPQIVTFIQKIIDNGLAYAANNSVYFDVNGFDRREKHHYAKLVPEAYGDTKSLQEGEGDLSVAEDRLSEKRSANDFALWKASKAGEPWWDSPWGRGRPGWHIECSAMASDIFGPALDIHTGGVDLKFPHHDNELAQSEAAFNEAEWVKYFLHTGHLTIAGCKMSKSLKNFVTIQEALKKHSATQLRLAFLLHSWKDTLDYSENTMEMATQYEKFLNEFFLNVKDLTRHVLSEEPRRQFDAWTEVEAALQKKFASSQEQVHAALCDNIDTRSALDAIRELVSASNVYIRDNKSRLNSLLLRNVATYITDLLHVFGAIAGPRGGIGFPVSSSSGGQAAGADLETTVLPYVQTLAEFRNLVREQAKALKAFDILKLCDDLRDNVLPNLGVRLEDKDGGQFAVKLVDRESLLREREAKLAAEAEKAAEKERKKQAAAEAAAAKEAQRRVNPKEMFLGETEKYSAFDENGLPTLDKDGKEVSKGQIKKLQKLQQQQEQRYKEYLASVKEAA; from the exons ATGTCGAAACGTGTGCAACCGGCGTGGCAGGCCCCGAAGGCGGCGGTCCGGCCGAAGCTGAAGCTGTTCAACAGCCTGACGCGGCAGAAGGAGGAGTTTGTGCCGCTGGACGGCAACAATGTAACGTGGTATAGCTGCGGGCCCACGGTCTACGACGCCTCCCACATGGGGCATGCGAG ATCTTACATCTCCTTCGACATTCTGCGCCGTATTCTGGCCAACTACTTTGGCTACCACATCCACTATGTGATGAACATCACGGACATCGATGACAAGATCATCAAGCGGGCGCGACAGAACCATCTGTTCGAGGAATATGCCAGCGGGGCGGAAAAGCTTCCGCTGGATCAGCTCCTGGGTCAGCAAAAGGAGGTGCTCGTTCGCTTCCAGGCCACCTGCGCCAAGAATACGGATCCAGACAAGAAGGTGATGCTGGACAAGACCCTCCAGCGGATGAACGACGCCGTGGATGCGCTCACAAAGGCCGTTAGCAAGGGAGATTCAAAGGAGATCTCCGAAAAGCGGCAGCATTACCTCAACGAGGCCAAGGATCCCATCTCCGAGTGGCTGGACTCGCAAAAGGGTGCCGAAATCAACGATAATGCGGTTTTCGAGGCTCTACCACGTTACTGGGAGGACCAGTTCCACAACGACATGAAATCGCTGAAC ATTCTACCGCCAGATGTCTTGACCCGCGTCTCGGAGTATGTGCCCCAGATTGTGACCTTCATTCAGAAAATTATCGACAACGGTCTGGCCTATGCGGCCAACAACTCGGTTTACTTTGATGTGAACGGCTTTGACAGGAGGGAAAAGCATCACTATGCCAAGCTGGTGCCGGAGGCGTACGGCGACACCAAGTCCCTGCAGGAGGGCGAGGGGGATCTGTCCGTGGCCGAGGATCGGCTCTCGGAGAAGCGCTCTGCCAACGACTTTGCGCTGTGGAAGGCGAGCAAGGCCGGTGAGCCGTGGTGGGACAGTCCCTGGGGCAGGGGTCGACCAGGTTGGCACATTGAATGCTCGGCCATGGCGTCGGACATCTTTGGCCCCGCTTTGGATATACACACGGGCGGTGTGGACTTGAAGTTCCCCCACCACGACAACGAGCTGGCCCAATCGGAGGCGGCCTTCAACGAGGCCGAGTGGGTCAAGTACTTCCTGCACACGGGCCATTTGACCATTGCTGGCTGCAAGATGTCCAAGTCCTTGAAGAATTTTGTTACCATCCAGGAGGCGCTCAAAAAGCACTCGGCAACCCAGTTGCGACTGGCCTTCCTGCTGCACTCGTGGAAGGACACGCTCGACTACTCGGAGAACACCATGGAAATGGCCACGCAGTACGAGAAGTTCCTCAAC GAGTTCTTTCTGAATGTCAAGGATCTGACACGTCACGTGCTTTCCGAAGAGCCACGCCGCCAGTTCGATGCCTGGACAGAAGTTGAGGCTGCATTGCAGAAGAAATTCGCTAGTTCCCAGGAGCAAGTGCATGCTGCCCTCTGCG ACAACATTGACACTCGCAGCGCCCTCGATGCCATTCGGGAGCTGGTTTCCGCTTCCAATGTCTACATAAGGGACAACAAGTCGAGACTGAATAGCCTGCTCTTGCGCAATGTGGCCACCTACATCACCGACCTATTGCACGTCTTTGGCGCTATTGCCGGACCCCGCGGTGGCATCGGTTTTCCCGTAAGCAGCAGTTCTGGTGGACAAGCAGCGGGCGCTGATTTGGAGACCACCGTGCTGCCTTATGTCCAAACTCTTGCCGAGTTCAGGAATCTGGTGCGAGAGCAGGCCAAGGCCCTGAAGGCCTTTGACATTCTTAAGCTATGCGATGATCTGCGCGATAATGTTCTGCCCAACTTGGGCGTGCGACTGGAGGACAAGGATGGTGGGCAGTTTGCGGTCAAGTTGGTGGACCGGGAATCACTGCTGCGGGAACGGGAGGCCAAGCTGGCCGCCGAAGCGGAGAAGGCCGCCGAGAAGGAGCGCAAGAAGCAGGCGGCAGCCGAGGCAGCTGCCGCCAAAGAGGCCCAGCGTCGCGTGAACCCTAAGGAGATGTTCCTTGGCGAAACGGAAAAGTATTCGGCATTCGATGAAAAC GGCCTTCCCACTCTCGACAAAGACGGCAAAGAGGTTAGCAAGGGACAGATCAAGAAGCTGCAgaagctccagcagcagcaggagcaacgTTACAAAGAGTATTTGGCGTCTGTGAAAGAAGCAGCATAA
- the LOC108082448 gene encoding ATP synthase subunit s, mitochondrial: protein MSLLCRLLPRISTTGQLQHRLSKESPLLQPKPKDRGIWGYVAIAFNQVDAERLSKVGPNRLCAEWIIKNGGGVRFVGSPNRLWKDYNSLPGENAPFEIKVVDASNSSIMKIGLEHLKGCSCVDTVIFHNCKHLENDGLEGLHHISSSLVRLQVSGCYNITDSGLAVIAELKNLRQLIIFDMMFVKNMEAVSAKLKEHLPSCDIQATKLSVTLNPQK from the coding sequence ATGTCGTTATTGTGCAGGTTGCTCCCCAGGATAAGTACAACAGGACAGCTTCAACACCGTCTATCGAAGGAGTCACCACTTCTCCAGCCCAAACCAAAGGACCGCGGCATTTGGGGCTATGTGGCTATAGCGTTCAACCAGGTAGACGCGGAGCGGTTGTCCAAGGTGGGCCCTAACCGGCTGTGCGCGGAATGGATTATAAAGAACGGCGGAGGAGTTCGCTTCGTGGGTAGTCCCAACAGGCTGTGGAAAGACTACAACTCTCTGCCGGGAGAGAACGCTCCGTTCGAAATCAAGGTGGTGGACGCCTCGAATTCCTCCAtcatgaaaatcggattaGAGCATCTTAAAGGCTGCTCTTGCGTCGATACTGTCATTTTCCACAACTGCAAGCACCTTGAGAACGACGGGCTGGAGGGATTGCACCATATAAGCAGCTCCCTCGTCCGACTACAGGTGTCCGGGTGCTATAACATCACCGATTCTGGACTGGCTGTGATTGCGGAGCTGAAGAACCTGCGTCAACTCATCATCTTCGACATGATGTTTGTCAAAAATATGGAGGCAGTTTCCGCCAAGCTAAAGGAACACCTTCCCAGTTGCGATATCCAGGCCACCAAGCTCAGCGTTACTTTAAATCCGCAAAAGTAG